In a genomic window of Melitaea cinxia chromosome 25, ilMelCinx1.1, whole genome shotgun sequence:
- the LOC123665975 gene encoding uncharacterized protein LOC123665975: MSTIQDNHSFWNISSDNTDLKYEKCRNITEEIYKRIDITFKIKKLETGTQSDSDYSDLIDSNELSNETDLFACDKSSISSSTELEALERGSAICEKFINNNNNEETKKKPATVYKRPRKRFRKRVKKQQRSKRDSDGSSDEALPLSRAVDLDFTLNRVTPSPSHAVMGVPNVVITPIDLKKFKLPVLEKKSTKKNESKQNPVKESKDTVIDKGTDKQSKTTDEKNDKKTIDKVEKEKPTEWSCSICSLSFRGERGLRRHMTMSHVIDPIEAKKANKKEESI, translated from the exons atgtcaacTATTCAAGATAATCATTCCTTCTGGAACATATCAAGTGATAATACAGATTTGAAGTATGAAAAATGTCGGAATATTACCGAGGAGATCTATAAGAGGATcgatataacttttaaaattaaaaaattggagACGGGAACACAAAGTGATTCTGACTacag TGATCTAATAGATAGCAATGAATTGAGCAATGAAACCGACCTATTCGCTTGTGACAAAAGTTCAATATCAAGCAGTACAGAGTTAGAGGCGTTGGAACGCGGCAGTGCTATATGTGAGAAGttcataaataacaataataatgaagAGACTAAGAAGAAACCGGCTACAGTTTATAAGAGGCCTCGGAAAAG GTTCCGTAAACGCGTCAAAAAGCAACAACGTTCTAAAAGAGACTCCGATGGGTCAAGTGATGAAGCCCTGCCGCTGAGCAGAGCTGTCGATTTAGACTTCACTCTGAACAGAGTCACGCCGTCTCCGTCTCATGCTGTGATGGGAGTACCAAATGTTGTTATAACCCCTATTG ATCTGAAAAAATTCAAGCTTCCAGTGCTAGAAAAGAAATCGACGAAGAAAAATGAATCGAAACAAAATCCTGTAAAAGAATCCAAAGACACAGTCATAGACAAGGGCACAGATAAACAAAGCAAGACTACAGAtgaaaaaaacgataaaaaaaccaTAGACAAGGTAGAGAAAGAGAAACCAACGGAATGGAGTTGTTCTATTTGCAGTTTGTCGTTTCGTGGCGAAAGGGGTTTAAg ACGCCACATGACAATGTCGCATGTAATAGACCCGATAGAAGCAAAGAAGGCAAACAAAAAAGAAGAATCAATATGA